A single window of Inquilinus sp. Marseille-Q2685 DNA harbors:
- a CDS encoding ABC transporter ATP-binding protein, with protein sequence MGLITADRPASAADTADVVLRVEGLSLDFNLRTHILHAAREVSFELKRGRTLGLVGESGSGKSVTARALLRIIDRNGRIVGGRILLRGNGSEIDIAGLAERSPDLLKIRGGRIGLIFQEPMSSLSPVHTIGSQIVEALRLHRRLGKKAARETAIDLLRQVEIPHPDRMVDRYTFEFSGGMRQRAMIAMALACDPDILIADEPTTALDVTTQAEILDLIKRLQDSRGMAMLLITHDMGLVAEIADEVAVMHYGRIVERGSADAIFHDPRHPYTRALLNATVKLEQNRRALTRPASTELGEVSPVLSLRNVSKVYGRGDHAITAVDDVSLDLLPGENLGIVGESGSGKTTLGRLILRTVEPSAGRITYVDGAGRPVEVTALGKPGLKAFHRDVRLVFQDPFASLNPRMTVKQIIGDPLYVSGTARGAALTRRVAELMELVGLDPLAMERYPHAFSGGQRQRIGIARALALDPRIVIADEATAALDVSIRSQILDLLLDLQRRLRLSFVFISHDISVVRYFCDRVAVMHRGRLVEMGPAEEICTAPREPYTRSLISAVPNPDPRRKRMMHRTRFTPEEASARRTS encoded by the coding sequence ATGGGACTCATCACGGCGGACCGGCCCGCCTCGGCTGCCGACACGGCCGACGTGGTGCTGCGGGTCGAAGGGCTCAGCCTCGACTTCAACCTGCGCACCCATATCCTCCACGCGGCGCGGGAGGTGAGCTTCGAGCTGAAGCGCGGCCGGACCCTCGGCCTCGTCGGCGAGAGCGGCTCGGGCAAGAGCGTGACGGCGCGGGCGCTGCTGCGCATCATCGACCGCAACGGCCGGATCGTCGGCGGCCGCATCCTGCTGCGCGGCAACGGCAGCGAGATCGACATCGCCGGGCTTGCGGAACGCAGCCCGGACCTCCTGAAGATCCGCGGCGGCCGGATCGGCCTGATCTTCCAGGAGCCGATGAGCTCGCTGTCGCCGGTGCACACCATCGGCTCGCAGATCGTGGAGGCGCTGCGGCTGCACCGCCGGCTCGGCAAGAAGGCCGCGCGCGAGACGGCCATCGACCTGCTGCGCCAGGTCGAGATCCCGCATCCCGACCGGATGGTCGACCGCTACACCTTCGAGTTCTCGGGCGGGATGCGCCAGCGGGCGATGATCGCCATGGCGCTGGCCTGCGACCCCGATATCCTGATCGCCGACGAGCCGACGACGGCGCTCGACGTCACCACCCAGGCGGAGATCCTCGACCTGATCAAGCGGCTGCAGGACAGCCGCGGCATGGCGATGCTGCTGATCACCCACGATATGGGGCTGGTCGCCGAGATCGCCGACGAGGTGGCGGTGATGCATTACGGCCGGATCGTCGAGCGCGGCAGCGCCGACGCCATCTTCCACGACCCGCGGCACCCCTACACCCGCGCGCTCCTGAACGCGACCGTGAAGCTGGAGCAGAACCGGCGCGCGCTCACCAGGCCGGCGAGCACCGAACTCGGCGAGGTCTCGCCGGTGCTGTCGCTGCGCAACGTGTCGAAGGTCTATGGCCGCGGCGACCATGCCATCACGGCGGTCGACGATGTCAGCCTCGATCTCCTCCCCGGCGAGAACCTTGGCATCGTCGGTGAGAGCGGCTCGGGCAAGACCACGCTCGGCCGGCTGATCCTGCGGACGGTCGAGCCCAGCGCCGGCCGCATCACCTATGTCGACGGCGCCGGGCGGCCGGTGGAGGTGACGGCGCTCGGCAAGCCGGGACTCAAGGCGTTCCATCGCGATGTCCGGCTGGTATTCCAGGATCCCTTCGCCTCGCTGAACCCGCGCATGACGGTGAAGCAGATCATCGGCGATCCGCTGTATGTGAGCGGGACGGCGCGCGGTGCGGCCCTGACCAGGCGGGTCGCCGAGCTGATGGAGCTGGTCGGGCTCGACCCGCTCGCGATGGAGCGCTATCCGCACGCCTTCTCCGGCGGGCAGAGGCAGCGCATCGGCATCGCCCGCGCCCTCGCGCTCGACCCGCGCATCGTCATCGCCGACGAGGCGACGGCGGCGCTCGACGTCTCGATCCGCTCGCAGATCCTCGACCTGCTGCTGGACCTGCAGCGGCGGCTGCGCCTGAGCTTCGTCTTCATCTCGCACGACATTTCGGTGGTCCGCTATTTCTGCGATCGGGTCGCGGTGATGCACCGCGGCCGGCTGGTGGAGATGGGCCCGGCCGAGGAGATCTGCACCGCGCCGCGCGAGCCCTATACCCGCAGCCTGATCTCGGCCGTGCCTAACCCCGATCCCCGCCGCAAGCGGATGATGCACCGAACCCGTTTCACCCCCGAGGAGGCCTCGGCCCGCAGGACGAGCTAG
- a CDS encoding ABC transporter permease: MSEHIFIDGPAETAPAITLLKPGTKSGEIAAAGQWALIWRRFARNKVAVASGVVILLFYLIGAFAEFLAPALPDAARPQFTNAPPQKIRFFAADPDGGSRFLPHVTGYSMQVDQASLRRSYVTDEAKVVPIGLFVKGPAYRLWGLIPMDRHLVGPVRPGDTMYLLGTDKLGRDLLSRLIYGTRVSMSIGLIGVCISLLLGVTLGSLSGFYGGAVDMVIQRIIEVISSMPTIPLWLGLAAAIPLTWSPLQVYFVITLIVSLFGWTGLAREVRGRFYALRGEDFVTAARLDGSGERRLIFRHILPSLTSHILAVVTLAVPTMIVAETALSFLGIGLKPPVVSWGVLLQEAQNVRTIAGAPWLLVWPAGAVVLAVLAFNFLGDGLRDAADPYDS; encoded by the coding sequence ATGAGCGAGCACATCTTCATCGACGGGCCGGCGGAGACGGCACCCGCCATCACCCTCCTGAAGCCCGGGACCAAGTCGGGCGAGATCGCCGCGGCCGGGCAGTGGGCGCTGATCTGGCGGCGCTTCGCCCGCAACAAGGTGGCGGTCGCGTCGGGCGTCGTCATCCTGCTGTTCTATCTGATCGGCGCCTTCGCGGAGTTCCTGGCCCCGGCGCTGCCCGATGCCGCGCGGCCGCAATTCACCAACGCGCCGCCCCAGAAGATCCGCTTCTTCGCGGCCGACCCCGATGGCGGCTCGCGCTTCCTGCCGCATGTCACCGGCTATTCCATGCAGGTGGACCAGGCGTCGCTGCGCCGCAGCTATGTCACGGACGAGGCCAAGGTCGTGCCGATCGGCCTCTTCGTGAAGGGCCCGGCCTACCGGCTGTGGGGCCTGATCCCGATGGACCGGCATCTCGTCGGGCCGGTGCGGCCGGGCGACACCATGTATCTGCTGGGCACCGACAAGCTCGGCCGGGATCTGTTGAGCCGGCTGATCTACGGCACCCGGGTCTCGATGTCGATCGGGCTCATCGGCGTCTGCATCAGCCTGCTGCTCGGCGTCACGCTCGGCAGCCTCTCCGGCTTCTATGGCGGCGCGGTGGACATGGTGATCCAGCGCATCATCGAGGTGATCAGCTCGATGCCCACCATCCCGCTCTGGCTGGGGCTGGCGGCGGCGATCCCGCTCACCTGGTCGCCGCTTCAGGTCTATTTCGTCATCACGCTCATCGTCTCGCTGTTCGGCTGGACCGGGCTGGCGCGCGAGGTGCGCGGCCGGTTCTACGCCTTGCGGGGCGAGGATTTCGTGACCGCCGCCCGGCTGGACGGGTCGGGCGAGCGGCGGCTGATCTTCCGGCACATCCTGCCCTCGCTCACCAGCCACATCCTCGCGGTGGTGACGCTCGCGGTCCCCACCATGATCGTGGCGGAGACGGCGCTGTCCTTCCTCGGTATCGGGCTGAAGCCGCCGGTGGTCTCCTGGGGCGTGCTGCTGCAGGAGGCGCAGAATGTGCGCACCATCGCCGGCGCACCATGGCTCCTGGTCTGGCCGGCCGGCGCGGTTGTCCTGGCGGTGCTGGCCTTCAACTTCCTCGGCGACGGCCTGCGTGACGCCGCCGACCCCTACGATTCATGA
- a CDS encoding ABC transporter permease codes for MLRYVIKRLIYMVPTLLGMSIIAFLIIQLPPGDYLTSMIAMMTDSGQNVDPAQVARLREIYGFDDPVWLQYWKWMSGILFRGDFGYSFEWNRPVADLIWERMGSTLAISLASLLFVWAVSLPIGIYSAMRRHSVGDYGFTFLGFLGLAVPNFILALTLMYLSYRYFGQSVGGLYSPEYVDAPWSWAKAGDLLAHLWIPIIIIGTHGTAALIRILRANLSDELNKPYVITAKAKGLPEHRAVLRYPVRIALNPFVSALGWVLPELISGATITAIVLNLPTAGPLLLRALISQDMYLAGSFILLMGVLTLIGMLVSDILLALLDPRIRFT; via the coding sequence ATGCTGCGCTACGTCATCAAACGCCTGATCTACATGGTGCCGACGCTGCTCGGCATGTCGATCATCGCGTTCCTGATCATCCAGCTGCCGCCGGGCGATTATCTCACCTCGATGATCGCCATGATGACGGATTCCGGCCAGAACGTGGATCCGGCGCAGGTGGCGCGGCTCAGGGAGATCTACGGCTTCGACGATCCCGTCTGGCTGCAGTACTGGAAGTGGATGAGCGGCATCCTGTTCCGCGGCGACTTCGGCTATTCCTTCGAATGGAACCGGCCGGTCGCCGACCTGATCTGGGAGCGGATGGGCTCGACGCTGGCGATCTCGCTCGCCTCGCTGCTCTTCGTCTGGGCCGTATCGCTGCCGATCGGCATCTATTCGGCCATGCGCCGCCATTCGGTCGGCGACTACGGCTTCACCTTCCTCGGCTTTCTCGGTCTCGCAGTGCCGAACTTCATCCTGGCGCTGACGCTGATGTATCTCTCCTACAGGTATTTCGGCCAGAGCGTCGGCGGGCTCTACTCCCCCGAGTATGTCGACGCGCCATGGTCCTGGGCCAAGGCCGGCGACCTCCTCGCCCATCTTTGGATCCCGATCATCATCATCGGCACGCACGGCACCGCGGCGCTGATCCGGATCCTGCGCGCCAATCTCAGCGACGAGCTGAACAAGCCCTATGTGATCACCGCCAAGGCCAAAGGCCTGCCCGAACACCGCGCGGTGCTGCGCTATCCCGTGCGCATCGCGCTCAACCCCTTCGTCTCCGCCCTCGGCTGGGTGCTGCCGGAGCTGATCTCGGGCGCCACGATCACGGCCATCGTGCTCAACCTGCCGACGGCCGGGCCGCTGCTGCTGCGGGCCCTGATCTCGCAGGACATGTACCTGGCCGGCAGCTTTATCCTGCTGATGGGCGTGCTGACGCTGATCGGGATGCTGGTCTCCGACATCCTCCTCGCGTTGCTCGACCCCCGGATCCGGTTCACCTGA
- a CDS encoding alpha-amylase family protein — MPDTVAPSAGGLRTADWYRSATRWAQLTLAEDDPIRFDPEFWIDLFRRSKSNATCLSAGGYIAYYPSKVPFHYVSQYLGDTDPFGTLVEGARRLGMHVMARVDPHAIHQDAADAHPEWIAVDRDGNRRRHWAYPSVWVTCAYSDYNFEFMPQVVREITRDYDIDAIFANRWQGHGVCYCETCRRNFRDASGHDLPRDADPEDPAWLAWTAWRRTVLSRLVVEWDEAMKAIKPNTSFIPNMGGVSLMEFDLKLIEKHCPFLVVDDQGRRGTEPVWLSGRNGKRMRATFRDRPVVLITSIGPEEKYRWKDAVTTGPEIRSWMLDGVVQGMLPWFTKFNGTVPDRRWVEPVVDGFGLHAALEPVFAATVPAAEIAIIDPATTLRHHGPDTRKAAEADDLGFYQALVEEKLPFEMLSDQAMTPERLDRFKVVILANATCLSDAQCAALEAYVARGGSVVAAHETSMRDEDNRPRGTLALADLLGVTVTRPPRAGVQNSYVALNGRHPIAEGYDGAARIIGGTRLIGVEAAADAEVPFLYVPDFPDLPMEEVYPREEPRGAAVVARRHPGGGRTVYIPWNIGGIFWEVLAADHQRLIANAVRWALSKRPDVEVTGRSVLDVAVREGEDQLVVALQNLTNPMMMKGPTREIHPVGRQEVSVAIPTGRSFAGARLLVAGEMAEAKVKAGRVTVIVPKIDLVEAVHITWA, encoded by the coding sequence ATGCCGGACACCGTTGCGCCATCGGCCGGGGGCCTGAGGACAGCCGACTGGTACCGGTCGGCGACGCGCTGGGCGCAACTCACCCTCGCCGAGGACGACCCGATCCGCTTCGATCCGGAGTTCTGGATCGACCTGTTCCGGCGCAGCAAGTCGAACGCGACCTGCCTCAGCGCCGGGGGGTACATCGCCTATTACCCTTCCAAGGTGCCGTTCCACTATGTGAGCCAATATCTGGGCGACACCGACCCCTTCGGCACGTTGGTGGAGGGGGCTCGCCGGCTCGGCATGCATGTCATGGCGCGAGTCGATCCGCATGCCATCCACCAGGACGCGGCCGACGCCCATCCGGAATGGATCGCCGTCGACAGGGACGGCAACCGGCGCCGGCATTGGGCCTATCCCAGCGTCTGGGTCACCTGCGCCTACAGCGACTACAATTTCGAGTTCATGCCGCAGGTGGTGCGCGAGATCACCCGCGACTACGACATCGATGCGATCTTCGCCAATCGCTGGCAGGGGCACGGCGTCTGCTATTGCGAGACCTGCCGGCGGAACTTCCGCGACGCGTCCGGCCACGACCTGCCGCGCGACGCCGATCCCGAGGATCCGGCCTGGCTGGCCTGGACGGCCTGGCGGCGTACGGTGCTGAGCCGCCTCGTGGTCGAATGGGACGAGGCGATGAAGGCGATCAAGCCGAACACCAGCTTCATCCCGAACATGGGCGGCGTGTCGCTGATGGAGTTCGATCTGAAGCTGATCGAAAAGCATTGCCCGTTCCTGGTCGTGGACGACCAGGGCCGGCGCGGCACCGAACCGGTCTGGCTGTCGGGCCGCAACGGCAAGCGCATGCGGGCGACCTTCCGCGACCGGCCGGTGGTGCTGATCACCTCGATCGGGCCGGAGGAGAAATATCGCTGGAAGGATGCGGTGACGACCGGGCCGGAGATCCGGTCGTGGATGCTCGACGGCGTGGTGCAGGGCATGCTGCCCTGGTTCACCAAGTTCAACGGCACGGTGCCGGACAGGCGCTGGGTCGAGCCGGTGGTCGACGGCTTCGGGCTGCACGCCGCGCTGGAGCCGGTGTTCGCGGCGACCGTGCCGGCGGCGGAGATCGCGATCATCGATCCGGCCACCACGCTGCGCCATCACGGGCCGGACACGCGCAAGGCGGCGGAGGCCGACGATCTCGGCTTCTACCAGGCGCTGGTCGAGGAGAAGCTGCCCTTCGAGATGCTGTCGGACCAGGCGATGACGCCGGAGCGGCTCGACCGCTTCAAGGTCGTGATCCTGGCCAATGCGACCTGCCTGTCCGACGCGCAATGCGCCGCGCTGGAAGCGTATGTCGCCCGCGGCGGCAGCGTGGTCGCGGCCCATGAGACCTCGATGCGCGATGAGGACAACCGTCCGCGCGGAACCCTGGCGCTGGCCGACCTGCTGGGCGTGACGGTGACCAGGCCGCCGCGGGCGGGCGTCCAGAACAGCTATGTGGCGCTGAACGGCCGCCATCCGATCGCGGAGGGCTATGACGGCGCCGCGCGCATCATCGGCGGCACCCGCCTGATCGGCGTCGAGGCCGCGGCCGATGCCGAGGTGCCGTTCCTGTATGTCCCGGATTTCCCCGACCTGCCGATGGAGGAGGTCTATCCGCGCGAGGAGCCGCGGGGCGCCGCGGTGGTGGCGCGCCGGCACCCGGGCGGTGGACGGACGGTCTACATCCCCTGGAACATCGGCGGCATCTTCTGGGAGGTGCTGGCCGCCGACCACCAGCGGCTGATCGCCAACGCCGTGCGCTGGGCGCTGAGCAAGCGGCCGGATGTCGAGGTGACCGGCCGGTCGGTGCTGGATGTCGCCGTGCGCGAGGGCGAGGACCAACTGGTGGTCGCGCTGCAGAACCTGACCAACCCGATGATGATGAAGGGGCCGACGCGGGAGATCCATCCCGTGGGGCGGCAGGAGGTCTCGGTGGCCATCCCCACCGGCCGCTCCTTCGCCGGGGCGCGGCTGCTCGTCGCCGGGGAGATGGCGGAGGCGAAGGTGAAGGCGGGCCGGGTGACCGTGATCGTGCCGAAGATCGACCTAGTCGAGGCGGTGCACATCACCTGGGCCTGA
- a CDS encoding ABC transporter substrate-binding protein, with the protein MVKLSRRAFIAATSATAASFALPGLGRAAEIKESAFLKDQVAAGTLPPVAQRLPANPLVITPLERAGQQGGDWKHALVGGGSLSMVVRYQGYEPLVRFNPDWSGLVENTAESWSVNADATEYTFRLRKGHRWSDGHPFTTEDVQFWYDAFFTDKDTNTGGNSWWYADGKPARIEVVDETTFKVVFPSPNGFFVQNLAWAQQDQLTRTPKHYLQQFHARYNPDADKLAKEKGLQSWIALFQREIGLSDDNTFFQNPSRPTLNAWMFTVAPGQSTEQALAVRNPYYFKVDPEGTQLPYFDRIVYQMVADPEVLLLKVLQGEIDMMDQYIATPANKPVLFDGQEKGGYGFYTLKETAANVMVFQLNLNHTDPVKNKLFNTREFRQALSIAIDRPALIDAVFVGQGQPAQASIRPDDPLYVERLAKDFTQYDPDAANAMLDKLIPNRDGDNYRTDESGRRGTVIFELDQTRTTFLDMFQLVVPMFQAVGIDAQVRSMDRSLWETRVRRGRDFDATAHQFGANSGIAAMLDARYFVPFSTNSLYAPGWSLYYLDPKNPDAIEPPAEIKAQQDLYTKLLATGDPEQQKTLMRQILEKAADLFMTFGVSLPPDSYGIVKTNMVNVPKTMPNSFGWPTPGPARPEQFFKA; encoded by the coding sequence ATGGTGAAGCTGAGCCGCAGGGCTTTCATCGCCGCCACATCCGCCACAGCCGCGTCTTTCGCGCTGCCCGGGCTGGGCCGCGCCGCCGAGATCAAGGAATCAGCCTTCCTGAAGGACCAGGTGGCGGCGGGCACGCTGCCGCCCGTCGCGCAGCGGCTGCCGGCGAACCCGCTGGTGATCACGCCGCTGGAGCGCGCCGGCCAACAGGGCGGCGACTGGAAGCACGCGCTGGTCGGCGGCGGGTCGCTGTCCATGGTGGTGCGCTATCAGGGCTACGAGCCCCTGGTCCGCTTCAACCCCGACTGGTCCGGCCTGGTCGAGAACACGGCGGAGTCCTGGAGCGTCAATGCCGACGCCACCGAATACACCTTCCGCTTGCGCAAGGGTCACAGGTGGTCGGACGGGCATCCGTTCACGACCGAGGATGTCCAGTTCTGGTACGACGCCTTTTTCACCGACAAGGACACCAATACTGGCGGCAACAGCTGGTGGTATGCCGACGGCAAGCCGGCGCGCATCGAGGTGGTCGATGAGACGACGTTCAAGGTCGTTTTCCCGTCGCCGAACGGCTTCTTCGTGCAGAACCTCGCCTGGGCGCAGCAGGACCAGCTGACGCGCACGCCGAAGCATTACCTGCAGCAGTTCCACGCCCGCTACAACCCGGATGCCGACAAGCTGGCCAAGGAGAAGGGGCTGCAAAGCTGGATCGCGCTGTTCCAGCGTGAGATCGGCCTGTCCGACGACAACACCTTCTTCCAGAACCCGAGCCGGCCGACGCTCAACGCCTGGATGTTCACGGTCGCGCCGGGGCAGAGCACCGAGCAGGCGCTAGCAGTCCGCAACCCCTATTACTTCAAGGTCGATCCGGAGGGCACGCAGCTGCCCTATTTCGACCGCATCGTCTACCAGATGGTGGCCGATCCCGAAGTCCTGCTGCTGAAGGTGCTGCAGGGCGAGATCGACATGATGGACCAGTACATCGCCACGCCGGCGAACAAGCCGGTGCTGTTCGACGGCCAGGAAAAGGGCGGCTACGGCTTCTACACGTTGAAGGAGACCGCGGCCAATGTGATGGTCTTCCAGTTGAACCTGAACCACACCGACCCGGTGAAGAACAAGCTGTTCAACACCAGGGAGTTCCGCCAGGCGTTGTCCATCGCGATCGACCGCCCGGCGCTGATCGACGCCGTGTTCGTCGGGCAGGGCCAGCCGGCGCAGGCCTCGATCCGGCCGGACGACCCGCTCTATGTCGAGCGGCTGGCCAAGGACTTCACGCAGTATGATCCGGACGCCGCCAATGCGATGCTGGACAAGCTGATCCCGAACCGGGACGGCGACAATTACCGGACCGACGAGAGCGGCCGGCGGGGGACGGTCATCTTCGAGCTCGACCAGACCCGCACCACCTTCCTCGACATGTTCCAGCTGGTGGTTCCCATGTTCCAGGCCGTGGGCATCGACGCCCAGGTGCGCAGCATGGACCGCTCGCTATGGGAGACGCGGGTGCGCCGCGGGCGCGACTTCGATGCGACGGCGCATCAGTTCGGGGCGAACAGCGGCATCGCCGCGATGCTCGATGCCCGCTACTTCGTGCCGTTCTCGACCAACTCGCTCTATGCCCCGGGCTGGTCGCTCTACTATCTCGACCCGAAGAACCCGGACGCGATCGAGCCGCCGGCGGAGATCAAGGCACAGCAGGATCTCTACACGAAGCTGCTGGCCACCGGTGACCCCGAGCAGCAGAAGACGCTGATGCGGCAGATCCTCGAAAAGGCTGCGGACCTGTTCATGACCTTCGGTGTCAGCCTGCCGCCGGACAGCTACGGCATCGTCAAGACCAACATGGTCAATGTGCCGAAGACCATGCCGAACTCCTTCGGCTGGCCGACCCCCGGCCCGGCGCGGCCGGAGCAGTTCTTCAAGGCCTGA
- a CDS encoding LacI family DNA-binding transcriptional regulator, with amino-acid sequence MAKVTLATIAQRTGLSKFAVSRSLSGKDGVSDETRRRVQEAAAELGYARPSPEPELLTLGVIFHDTDLINSELHLLIQNGAQSEAERLGYRLNMRWTHEPDEIQAIVRSCSGAVLVGPHDRETFARVRALGKPIVRQGWLEPLEQADHVGGTDHEAGSAVANYLLALGHRRIVYVHGTPGFRGRVERFYGVREVLEKQADVEFREMRFQADSRFTEHLRAAHAEGFHPTAFFCAHDGLALTVVSELLRLGYRIPENASVVGFGDYSAATQISPQLTTVKVFGQQMGAACVRLLDDRIQGRIPSDIPVRVQITSRIIERASCGPRSLSEAAAPILPALG; translated from the coding sequence ATGGCCAAGGTCACGCTGGCGACGATCGCGCAACGCACGGGCCTGTCGAAATTCGCGGTGTCGCGCTCCCTGTCCGGCAAGGACGGCGTCTCTGACGAGACGCGCCGTCGCGTCCAGGAGGCGGCGGCCGAGCTGGGCTACGCGCGCCCGAGCCCGGAGCCGGAGCTGCTGACCCTCGGGGTGATCTTCCACGACACCGATCTGATCAACAGCGAGCTTCACCTGCTGATCCAGAACGGGGCCCAGTCCGAGGCCGAGAGGCTGGGCTACCGCCTCAACATGCGCTGGACCCATGAGCCCGACGAGATCCAGGCGATCGTGCGATCCTGCAGCGGCGCGGTCCTGGTCGGACCGCATGACCGCGAGACCTTCGCCCGCGTCCGGGCGCTGGGCAAGCCGATCGTGCGGCAGGGCTGGCTGGAGCCCCTCGAGCAGGCCGACCATGTCGGCGGCACCGACCACGAGGCCGGATCCGCCGTCGCCAACTACCTCCTGGCCCTCGGCCACCGCCGCATCGTCTATGTCCACGGGACCCCGGGCTTCCGCGGCCGCGTCGAGCGCTTCTACGGCGTGCGGGAAGTGCTGGAGAAGCAGGCCGATGTGGAGTTCCGCGAGATGAGGTTCCAGGCGGACTCGCGCTTCACCGAGCATCTCCGCGCCGCGCATGCCGAGGGATTTCACCCCACCGCCTTCTTCTGCGCCCATGACGGGCTGGCGCTGACCGTGGTCTCCGAGCTCCTGCGGCTCGGCTACCGGATTCCGGAGAACGCTTCGGTGGTCGGATTCGGGGACTATTCCGCCGCGACCCAGATCTCGCCGCAGCTGACGACCGTCAAGGTCTTCGGCCAGCAGATGGGGGCTGCCTGCGTGCGCCTGCTCGACGACCGGATCCAGGGGCGAATCCCGTCCGATATCCCTGTGCGCGTGCAGATCACCAGCCGCATCATCGAACGCGCCTCCTGCGGCCCGAGAAGCCTGTCGGAGGCTGCCGCTCCGATCTTGCCGGCCCTGGGCTAG
- a CDS encoding AraC family transcriptional regulator, which translates to MTIDPLAEIVTLLQPSASYSKLVEYAGRWRLRRDIEGKPVFFAVLEGECRVVSSARPPIIVRKGDFVLSPVTKDHVVESIEAPPHGIGMTPTEIGEGRFRVGRPGEPVNLRMQVGVCSFASPDAALLVSLLPAMIVAREEPRLALLLQLVGDETRHARPARELVLERLLEVLLIEALRCGADILSVPSLARGLSDDRLVSALRAMHARPAHGWTVADLAAEAAMSRSAFFARFSRIVGLPPIEYLLTWRMALAKRLLRTREMAIEHVAAQVGYGSASTFSTAFTRHVGVPPTRYAREMLAV; encoded by the coding sequence ATGACCATTGACCCGCTTGCCGAGATCGTCACCTTGCTCCAACCCTCGGCCAGCTATTCCAAGCTCGTCGAATATGCCGGCCGGTGGCGCCTCCGCCGCGACATCGAGGGCAAGCCGGTGTTCTTCGCGGTACTAGAGGGCGAATGTCGGGTCGTATCGTCCGCCCGGCCGCCGATCATCGTGCGCAAGGGCGATTTCGTGCTGTCGCCCGTGACCAAGGATCATGTCGTCGAGAGCATCGAGGCACCGCCGCACGGGATCGGGATGACGCCGACGGAGATCGGTGAGGGGCGATTTCGGGTCGGGCGGCCCGGCGAGCCGGTCAATCTCAGGATGCAGGTCGGGGTCTGCAGCTTCGCCTCGCCCGATGCAGCCCTGCTCGTCTCGCTGCTGCCAGCGATGATCGTTGCCCGCGAAGAGCCGCGGCTTGCCCTGCTGCTTCAGCTGGTGGGCGACGAGACGCGCCACGCCCGCCCGGCGCGGGAGCTGGTGCTGGAGCGGCTGCTCGAGGTCCTGCTCATCGAGGCGCTGCGGTGCGGGGCAGACATCCTATCGGTGCCGAGCCTCGCGCGGGGGCTGTCGGACGATCGCCTGGTATCCGCCTTGCGGGCCATGCATGCGCGGCCCGCGCACGGCTGGACCGTGGCCGATCTCGCCGCCGAGGCGGCGATGTCGCGGTCCGCCTTCTTCGCGCGCTTCAGTCGCATCGTCGGGTTGCCGCCGATCGAATACCTGCTGACCTGGCGCATGGCGCTCGCCAAGCGGCTGCTACGCACGCGAGAGATGGCGATCGAGCATGTCGCCGCGCAAGTCGGCTACGGCTCTGCGAGCACGTTCAGCACCGCGTTCACCCGCCATGTCGGGGTGCCGCCGACGCGATATGCCCGGGAGATGCTCGCGGTATAG